In one Leptospira mtsangambouensis genomic region, the following are encoded:
- a CDS encoding CoA-binding protein, with the protein MNVADSEIKSLLTSYPKIAVYGLSNDPSKPSHYVPVYIRDKGWGVVGTYPKEHSVGGFIIYKSLKDVPKEDRKFIDVFRSSDKIPEVIDEILNLGGTEVIWLQLGISHPEAEKKAEEAGIRVVSNRCLIIEHRNYF; encoded by the coding sequence ATGAACGTAGCTGATTCTGAAATAAAATCCCTCCTCACATCGTATCCGAAGATTGCTGTTTACGGACTCAGTAACGATCCTTCTAAACCAAGCCATTATGTCCCGGTTTACATCAGAGACAAAGGTTGGGGAGTAGTTGGTACCTATCCCAAGGAACATAGTGTAGGTGGATTTATTATCTATAAAAGTTTAAAAGATGTACCAAAAGAAGATCGTAAGTTTATCGATGTGTTTCGTAGCTCCGATAAAATTCCAGAAGTGATTGATGAAATCTTAAATTTAGGTGGAACCGAAGTGATTTGGCTTCAATTGGGAATATCACACCCAGAGGCTGAAAAGAAAGCAGAAGAAGCAGGCATCCGCGTTGTCTCCAATCGATGCCTTATCATAGAACACAGAAATTATTTTTAA